In Chryseobacterium scophthalmum, the genomic stretch CTAGGTCTTGACCTGAAAGGGGGGATCAACGTTCTTTTGGAAATCAATCAGAGAGATTTGGTGAATGATTTAACTAATTATTCTACCAATCCTATTCTTATTGAGGCTCTTAACAGAACAGATGAAGCTCAGAAAAACTCTACAAAATCTTATATCGACAATTTCTTTGTTGAGTTTGATGCCGTAAACAAAGCAAAAGGCGCAAACCTTAAACTTGCAGATCCTGAAATCTTCGGAAACACTAATCTTTCTGAGATTAAATTCAACACCACTGATGAGCAGGTAAAAAGCATCGTTAAGAAAAGAATTGATCTTTCTGTAGGTACAGCTTTTGAAGTAATCAGAACCAGAATTGATAAATTGGGAGCTATCCAGCCAAACGTACAGAGAGTTCCGGGAACGGCAAGAATCTCTGTAGAAATGCCGGGTATGAAAGATATCGATAAGGTAAAGAAAATGCTTCAGACTTCTGCAAAACTTCAGTTTTGGGAAGTACAGCAGTTTGCTGAGGTTGCACCTTATTTCCAGACTTTAAGTGCTACAGTTGCTGCAAAAGGTGACTCTATGGGAGTTGCTAAAAATACTAATTTCCTAAACTTAATGCAAGGAGGGAAATCTGGAAGCATGAGCTCTGTAGGAAGTGTGAAACTGACAGATACTGCAAAAGTAAACAAGATCTTAAACAGTAAAATTGCGCAGTCTTTACGTCCTGCAAATATTAAATATACCCAGTTTATGTGGGGTTACAAGCCAGAATCTACAGATGAAAAAAGCTTGGTTCTATATGCTGTAAGAGGTAATATCAACCAAAAAGCTCCGGTAGACGGTGCTGTAGAAACTGCAAACATCGGTTACGATGAATTGAGTAGAGTAGTGGTAGATATGCAAATGGATTCTAAAGGTGCTAAAGATTGGAAAACTCTTACTGAGAAAAACGTAGGAAAACCGGTTGCTGTAACTTTAGATAACAGGGTATATACTGCGCCAAATGTACAGGGTGCAATTCCTAACGGTAGAACTCAAATCTCTGGTAACTTCTCTCAGGAAGAAGCTAAAGAATTGGTAGACGTTTTAGGAGCGGGTAAATTACCTGCAGGTGCAAAAGTAGTACAGGCTACACAAGTAGGTCCATCTTTAGGACAGGAGTCTATTGATGCAGGAGTGATGTCATTCTCTATCGCATTCTTAATCATTATTGCATATATCATTTTCTACTACGGTTTAGCGGGAGTTTATGCAGTAATTGCAATGATCATCAACTTATTCTACATTTTCGGAATTATGGATTCCGGAGACTTTACATTAACGCTTCCTGGTATTGCGGGTATTGTACTTTCAATGGCGATGGCGGTAGATACCAACGTAATTATTTACGAAAGAACGAAAGAAGAATTATTTGCAGGTAAAAATATTCTTGAAGCGTACAAAGATGGTTTCAAACATGCATTGAATGCAATTATTGATGGTCACTTAACGATGATTTTGACGGCGGTAGTATTGTTCTTCTTCGGAACAGGTCCTATCAAAGGATTCGCATTGACGTTATTGATTGGTGCTGTAATGACATTGTTTACCTCAATCTTACTTTCAAGAGTAATGATCTTCCATAGATTAAATAAAGGTAAAAGTCTTTCAGTTTGGACTCCTCCAACGAAAAACTTATTCAGAAATACTTGGATCGATTTTATTGGAAAAAGAAAATATTCATATATTCTTTCTGCAATTTTAACGGTAATCTCTTTAGGATCAATTTTCGTTAACGGATTTAAATTTGGTATCGATTTTACGGGTGGTAGAAACTACGTTGTAAGATTTGATAAAGAAGTAAATGCAGAAGATATTGAAAATGGTTTGGTTAAAGTTTTCACGACTCAGGATGGTAAAAACTCTTCTGTAGAAGCTAAAACTTTCGGAAACAACAATCAGCTTAAAATCTCTACAGATTACCTTATCAATGACGAATCATTGAAAGCTGACCAGACTATTGAGCAAAAACTATTTGAAGGTTTAAAACCAAACCTTCCTGCAAACATGACTTTAGAAGAATTTAAATCTGCAGATACAGATCACGCAGGTATTATCTCTTCTGAAAAAGTAGGACCTTCTGTTGCTGATGATATTCAGACACACGGTACTCTTGCAGTTGTTGCTGCTTTGGCGGGTATTTTCATCTATATTTTGGTGAGATTTAGAAAATGGCAGTTTTCATTGGGTGCTGTTGCGGCACTATTACATGATGCGATCATTATCTTGGGTGCGTTCTCGTTATTCCATTCGGTAATGCCTTTCAACATGGAGGTTAACCAAGATTTTATCGCGGCAATTCTTACAGTATTGGGTTACTCAATCAACGATACCGTAATTATCTTCGATAGAATTAGAGAATACCTGAGAGAGAAGAAAGCGCTTACTTTATCAGGATTGTTTGATGATGCAATTTCTAGTACTTTAGGTAGAACGTTCAACACTACATTTACCACTTTACTTGTAATTCTTGCGATCTTCATCTTTGGTGGAGACAACTTGAGAGGATTTATGTTTGCATTGTTAATCGGTATTGGATTTGGAGCTTATTCATCCATCTTCATTGCATCGGCAATTGCTTACGATTTCCTTAAAACAGGAAAAGAAGAAGACGTACACGGTAAATCTTCTTCAGATAAAGAATTGCTTGCTACAAAGTAATATCAACTACATTAAATATATTAAAGAGCCTTTCAAACGAAAGGCTCTTTTTTTATGACTTTTAAATTTGATTAATGATTATCCGCTTTTTGTCATATTAAAAAAATCTTTGTGTGCTTATCTAAGTGAAATCGAAGATTAGACGAAGTCAAACGCATTTGCGAGCTTAAAAACAGCGAATTGTTTAAAGAAATCTTTGCGCTCTTTGCGTTAAAATTTTTATTATGATGTAAAACGGATATGCATAATTTGATTTTAATTAAAACTAAAACAGTTATTCCATCAACCAAAAACCATCAACTATCAACCAACAACAATTCATTAATTTAACACGAATATTTTTCCCGATTTCCTTATTTTTGCAACAACAATGGAAAATTCAAAAAAGAAAGCAGCAATGAGTTTTATATTTATCACATTGCTGATAGATATAACGGGATGGGGAATCATCATTCCTGTAGTTCCGCAACTGATCAAAGAACTGATTCATGCAGACATCAGTGAAGCTGCAAAATATGGAGGCTGGCTCGGTTTTGCTTATGCTTTCGTTCAGTTTGTTTTTTCTCCGGTTGTAGGAAATTTGAGTGACAAATTTGGGCGAAGACCGATTATTTTGATTTCACTTTTTGGTTTTGCCATTGATTATATTTTGCTTGCTTTGGCTCCAACTATTTTATGGCTGTTTATAGGAAGAATCATTGCAGGAATTACCGGAGCGAGTGTTACTACAGCAAGTGCATACATTGCCGATATTTCTACAGATAAAGACAGAGCTAAAAACTTCGGTTTAATTGGTGCCGCATTTGGCTTAGGTTTTATTATTGGTCCAGTTTTAGGAGGTGTTTTAGGTCATTATGGAGCAAGAGTTCCGTTTTATGCTGCAGCAGGCTTATGTCTTTTAAATTTCCTTTATGGTTATTTCATCCTTCCTGAAAGTTTAGATAAAGATAAAAGGCGCGAGTTTAGCTGGAAACGTGCAAATCCTGTAGGTTCATTCAAGTTTTTAGGGAAACATCCTGAAATTTCAGGTTTAATCTTTGCTTTAATTTTAATTTATATTGCTGGTCATGCAGTACAAAGTAACTGGAGTTTCTTTACAATGTATGAATTTGACTGGACAGAAAGAATGGTCGGTATTTCTTTAGGTGTCGTCGGTCTTTTGGTAGGTTTGGTTCAAGGAGTTTTAATCCGATGGACAACTCCAAAGTTGGGCGAGCAAAAAAGTATTTATTACGGATTGATATTATACGCAATAGGATTGCTGCTGTTCTCATTCGCATCTGAAGGTTGGATGATGTTTGTCTTTTTAATTCCTTATTGTCTGGGTGGAATTTGCGGCCCTGCTTTGCAGTCTGTGATTACAAAATCGGTTCCTTCAAACGAACAGGGAGAATTGCAGGGAGCTTTAACCAGTTTAATGAGTGCAACATCCATTATAGGTCCACCTGTAATGACCAATTTATTTTACTTTTTCACCCATGATGAAGCGCCATTTAAGTTTTCCGGAGCACCTTTCTTTTTAGCATTTATATTGATGTCTGTAAGCGTTGTGATTACTTATTATGCTTTTCAGAAAAATAAATCTTAAAATTTATTTAAAATTAAACATATCATATTTTATATATATAATCTTTTGTAATTTAGCACCATGGAATTAAGCATTGGAGAAATGGCACTTATTGCCATTGCAATTGTAGTTTTATTTGGTCCGGATAAACTACCCCAAATTGCTCGCGACCTTGGAGCGGGAGTGAGAAAAATGCGTGGCGCAGTAGAAGACATCAAAACTGAGATCATGAAAGAGACAGATAATCCTGTTTCTGAAATAAAGCGTGAAATCGAAAAAGTGAAAGATGCTGCAAAAGATTTTAACCCGATGAAGAACATCGAAGAAAATATTTTAAAGGAACAGCCTTCTGCAACCGAATTACCAAAAGTAAAACCTGCAGATGATGAAACTTACGAAGGACCGGTAAGCCGTTAAAATATGGAAGAAATTATTCAGGAAGATAAAAATCTATTCCTTTATCTTAACAATTTAGGGGATACTCCTTTTGACCAGTTTTGGATGATGATTTCTGCAACCTGGATCTGGGTTCCGTTGTATGTGATTCTCTGTTATCTTCTGTACAAAAATTTCAAATTAAAATCTCTGCTGTATATTCTCCTTTTCATTGCAATTGGAGTGACTGTTTCTGATCAGGTTTCAGGGATTTTTAAATATGGTGTTGCAAGATTGAGACCTTGTCATGACCCTTCACTTCAAAACGTTATGCGTATTGTAAAATGTGGCGGGCAATATGGTTTTTACTCTGCACATGCTTCAAATACTTTCTTTTTAGCAAGCTATTTAAGTTTTTTATTGAAAGATAAACTTAAATGGTTTCCTTATGCTATATTTGTCTGGGCTGCAGTAGTAGCGTACAGCCGTATATATTTAGGAGTACATTTCCCGGTAGATATTTTGGTAGGGGCGTTTGTTGGAACTTTATTGGGAGGGCTTTTTGCTATGCTCGCAAAAAAAGTAATCAATAAACAAACTATAAACCCATGAAAAAACATTTACTCGTTCTTAGCGTAGTACTTACATCTCTTAACTTTCTGTCTGCTCAGGATAAAAAAATAGCTGAAGAATGTTTTAAAAAAGCCGATTACCAATGTGCTGAAGAGCAATATTCAAAATTGGTGCTTTCGGAACATATTCAGAAATATCAGTCAGACTATTACGTTAATTTAGGAACTTCACAAAGAAGATTAGGCAAAACAACTTTGGCTTTTAAATCTTATGAATCTGCTTTAAAATCAAATCCTAAATCTATTGCTGTTTATGAAAATTTGGCATCTTTACATAATCAAAAAGGAAATCGTACCAAAGCTTTAGAATACGCCAATACAGGAGTAATGCTTGAACCTGAAAATGCTGAAATTTATTTAATTCGATCTAAGATTTACAATAATTTAGGTAAAAAAGATTTGGCGATGGCAGATCTAAAACAAATTCTCACTTTTGCTCCCGACAATATTTTGGCAAGAACAGCATTAGCCAATCTTAAAAAAAATAACGGAGATCTTGAAGGTGCTCTTAAAGATTACAACCTAATGCTCACTGAGAAACCTGAGTCTTTGCTTTACAATGGAAGAGCAGATGTTTATCTGAAAATGAAAAAATCAAAAGAAGCTTTAGCAGACATCAATAAAGCCATTTCTATTGATCCTAAATTTTCGCAGTCTTATGTCACAAAAGCAACCATTTTGTTTGAATCTGCAAAAGATAAAGAAGCTTGCTCCAATCTAGATAAAGCGGCTGCATTGGGTCACGAAAAAGCTTTATTGACAGAGTTTGCAGGAAAATGTACGAAAAAATAGACTTATTTTTTAAAGAAATATATCTTTTCGTTTCTTAGCTGAGTGAAATCGAAGATTCGACGCAGTCAAACGCCTTTGCGAACTTAAAAACGTTTATAATTAAATAAAATCTTTGCGAGCTTTGCGTTAAAAAATTAAGCTCTAATTAAATTAAAAAATTCATGTTAAATATTGTTCTTGTAGAACCAGAAATCCCTAATAATACCGGAAATATCGGAAGATTGTGTGTAGGAACCGAAAGCAGATTACATTTAATACATCCTTTTGGATTTTTGATTGATGATAAAAACCTGAAACGGTCAGGTTTAGATTATTGGGTTCATCTCGATGTTACAGAATATGAAAATGTTGATGAATGGATGAAAAATATTCCCGACTTGTCTCGTGTGTTTCTGATGAGTTCACATGCTGAAAAATCTTATTTGGAAATTGATTTTCAGGACGGAGATTGGTTGGTTTTCGGAAAAGAGAGTAAAGGTTTGAGTAAAGATGTTTTAGACCGTTTCGAAAATCATTTGACCATTCCAATGTCTAAATTGATAAGAAGCTTTAATATCGCCAATTCGGTTGCATTTGTAGTAGGAGAGGCGAAAAGACAGATCACCTTAAAAAAATAGTTTTACAAATGTTGTAATTTTATTTTGGATCTAAAATTTAATGCTTATCTGCAATTTCTCTGTTTGCCTTTGCGTTCAGTTATGGATCATTAATAAAAACGGATATACCTAGAAATTGTAAATTATAGTTAAATAATAATAAAATTTAAATTTTATTAAAAGCCTTGTGTATATTTGTAAAATATCACTTAGTAAAGAATTATTTAAATTATGAAAACACTTTCTAGACTTATTTTATCAACAGCTTTTGTAATGACCTTAGCAATTTCGAATACTGCTTTTGCTCAGGAAACTAAAAATGAACTTGCTATCAATACCAATTCACTATTAGGAAATACGGTTAAAAGACACGAAGCATCTCCTGAATTAAAAACTACTACTCTTATTCTTATTAATAAAAATGAAAGCTCACTTGAAGCTCTTAAAGAACTTAAAGGGGAGGATGTAAAAGGGGTAAAAGTACTTTTAGATGATTCTGTAAAGAAAAAGTTCAGAGAAAAAGGGATCAAAGAAATTATTTCGGTTACTACAAAATAGTTAATCGTTATGATATGGTTTTCCTTGTAAGATCTGATCGGCTCTGTAAAGCTGCTCAACAATAAAAAGCCGGATCATCTGATGCGTAAATGTCATTTTAGATAATGACATTTTTTCGTTGGCCCTGCTGTAGATCTCATCCGAAAAACCATACGCTCCACCGATCAGAATGTGAACTTTTTTCACTGAAGAATTCATCCAGAAATCTATTTTGTTTGAAAATTCGCGGCTGGTAAATTGTTTTCCTTTTTCATCAAGAAGAATGACCAGATCATTTTTATCGATTTGATTTAAAAATAATTTGGCTTCTTCTTTTTTGAGAAGATCCGAAGAAAGATTTTTGGCATTTTTTACATCCGGAATTTCTGTAATCTCAAAATTCCAGTGTTTTGGAAGGCGGGTAAGGTAATAACCGATTAAAGATGTAATTTCTTTGTCATCTGTTTTCCCAATACAAACTAAACTGATTCGCATTTCTTATATTTGCTAAGCGCAAATATACTTTATGGCTTTAAAAATTCCTAAATTTATCGTGAAATTTCAAGAATTTCTAGACGACATCCATCTTCCGGTACTCGGAATATCGCTTTGGCAGATGTTTCAAATCTATATTTCAGGAATTTTTAAAGGTAATATAGGACGAAAAGCAGCCAGTATTTCATGGAGTTTTACCTTAAGTTTATTTCCTTTTTTACTCTTCTTACTTTCGGTAATTCCGTATATGCCACATTATGATAAGCTTCAGTTCTATATTTTTGAAGTTTTAATGCATAATATTTTCCCGTCTAATATCGAAGGAGATGTAAGAAATTATATTGAAGATAATATTATCCCAAACATGAAGGGAATCAGTAATTTAACGATTCTTGTAGCTCTTGTTTTTGCCACAAACGGTACTTTCTCTTTAATTAATGGATTCAATGAAAACTCAGAAGAAAAACTGACTGATGTAAAAGAATTTATTCTTTCTTTTTTTATTACGATTGGTTTCGTAAGTATCATATTTTTAGCGCTTTTCGGGGTTTATTATGTGGAAGTTGTACTCAAACTGTTTACACCGTCTTATGACGTTTCCTGGCTCGTAAGAAACCTTTCTAAAATCATTGGTTTTGTATCGTTTCCGCTCTTTTATTTTATCCTTTTGGCGATGTTTTATTGGTTGGGAACGGTAAAGATTATCAGATTCAGACAGGCGATTCCTGGAGCAATTCTTACGACTGTTTTGTTTGTTGTTACCACGTATTTCTTTGCTTTATATGTGAAGAATATTGCCCGTTATAACGTACTTTACGGTTCCATCGGAAGTATGATTTTATTGATGGTTTGGGTGAATGTAAATGTTTATCTTTTGCTTTTCGGGAACGAACTGAACATGGCATTGAGAAAATTAAGAATAGAAAAATTGCTTTCAGACGAAATAAAAAGAGAGGCGAAAAATTATCATTCTCAAAATTCTGAACCTAATCTGGAAAGTGATGATGAACACAAAAGACCTTATGAGAAAAAAGAAAGCTAGAATGAAATGTATTTCAACAGTATTGATGATAATGTCTCTTTTGACTTTACAATCGTGTGAAGATGTTGTCGATCAGATTTATGAAAATAAACAAGAACAGAATGCTGTTTCACCATACCGAGGAACTTACACAGGAACTTATACCGGAGATGTGAATGGAAACCTGATCATTAATGTTAGTGAAAAAGGCACAATAGAAATAACAAGAAACACCCTGAATTCTAGCGAAAGCTATCTTACAGGTTTTATCAATGCATCTTTCAATACCACCAACAGAGCGCCATCAGGTTTTATGTTGATTGGTAATCTTAATTCGAAGATGGGGACTTGGGAAATGGGCAGCCTTAAAGGAAATTGGACCGTTAAGAAGAACTGATCTTCCTGTGTTTTTTTACTCTCTTTTTCTTTGCACTGAAATTTAAAATCAAATATCCGGAAACTGCAGCGATAAATGAAGCAATCAGAATGGCAAATTTAGCTTCATCCTGAAAAGATATTTCATGTTTAAAAGAAAGCAGGGCGATGAATATTGACATTGTGAAGCCTATTCCCGCTAAAAGACCGACGCCGATCATCTGATTCCATGAAGAGCGTTGTGGAAGTGAACTGATTTTTAGTTTTATGGCAATTAATGAGAACAGATTAATTCCTATCAGTTTACCCAAAACAAGTCCGCCAATTATTCCCAATCCTAAACTGTTGAATAATCCATCGACCATACTGCTGTTAAAGGCAATATTAGTATTGGTCAATGCGAAAATCGGCATGATAATAAAGCTTACCGGGAAATGCAGCGAATGTTCAAGTTTTTCTAAAGGTGATATTTTTGTTTTAGAAACATTAGTTGGAATCGTAAAAGCCAATAAAACTCCTGCAATCGTTGCGTGAATTCCTGAATGATGCAGGAAATACCATAAAAATATTCCCGGAACGATATAGAAAATCAGTTTTGTAACTTTCAGGTAATTTAAAAGAAATAAAACCGCAACAATACCGAAAGAAAGCAAAAGATAGATCCAGTGAATTTGTTCGGTATAAAAAATCGCAATCACCAAAATAGCACCCAAATCATCTACAATTGCCAAAGCTGCCAGAAAAATCTTTAGCGAAGCCGGAACTTTTTTTCCCAACATTGAAATAATGGCCAACGAAAAGGCAATATCGGTCGCCATCGGAATTCCCCATCCGTTGCCGTAATCCGTTCCGAAATTAAATGCAGTATAAATAACCGCAGGAACCAACATTCCACCGATTGCTGCGAAAATTGGTAGCGAAGCATTTTTAAAAGATGAAAGTTCGCCTTCTACCAATTCTCTTTTAATTTCCAATCCCACTAAAAGAAAGAAAACTGCCATCAAACCATCATTTATCCAAATACTTATAGGATATTTTAAATGTAAATCTTCAGAACCTAATTGAAAATCTAAAAATTGCTGAAAACCAGTTCCTAAGGATGAGTTTGCAATAATTAATGCAAAAACCACACATAAGATGAGTAAAACTCCGGATGATTGATTGCTTTGAAAAAATTTTTTAAAATACTGGGTCAGCATCATTTTTTTTATTTTTAAATACGTCTGATTCTTGAAATTCCGTCGATTGCCTTTAATTTTTTGAATGTTTCTTCAAGCTGACCTTTATGTTTTACTTCTAAGTTGATATTTCCTGTGAAAATTCCGTTGTTAGATTCAATCGACATACTTTTCATGTCCATTCCCATTGCACCACTAATTACGGTGGTGATGTCGTTGATCATTCCCATTCTGTCTAGACCCTCAATCTCAATTTTAATACGGTTTTTAAAGCTTTCTTCATTCACCCATTTTGCAGGAATTACACGATAATCATATTGTGCACGAAGATTAATCGCATTCGGACAATTGTCGCTGTGAACTTTAATTCCGTCTGAAATCGTAATGAAACCGAAGATTTTGTCTCCAGGAATTACCGTACAGCATTTTGCATAACTGTAATTGAGCTTTTCTTCATCTTTCCCAAAAACAATCATATCGAGATTGATTTCTTTCGGCTCTTCGTAATGCTGGTTTTTATTGGTATTTCTCTTAAATC encodes the following:
- a CDS encoding tetratricopeptide repeat protein, coding for MKKHLLVLSVVLTSLNFLSAQDKKIAEECFKKADYQCAEEQYSKLVLSEHIQKYQSDYYVNLGTSQRRLGKTTLAFKSYESALKSNPKSIAVYENLASLHNQKGNRTKALEYANTGVMLEPENAEIYLIRSKIYNNLGKKDLAMADLKQILTFAPDNILARTALANLKKNNGDLEGALKDYNLMLTEKPESLLYNGRADVYLKMKKSKEALADINKAISIDPKFSQSYVTKATILFESAKDKEACSNLDKAAALGHEKALLTEFAGKCTKK
- the nhaA gene encoding Na+/H+ antiporter NhaA; the encoded protein is MMLTQYFKKFFQSNQSSGVLLILCVVFALIIANSSLGTGFQQFLDFQLGSEDLHLKYPISIWINDGLMAVFFLLVGLEIKRELVEGELSSFKNASLPIFAAIGGMLVPAVIYTAFNFGTDYGNGWGIPMATDIAFSLAIISMLGKKVPASLKIFLAALAIVDDLGAILVIAIFYTEQIHWIYLLLSFGIVAVLFLLNYLKVTKLIFYIVPGIFLWYFLHHSGIHATIAGVLLAFTIPTNVSKTKISPLEKLEHSLHFPVSFIIMPIFALTNTNIAFNSSMVDGLFNSLGLGIIGGLVLGKLIGINLFSLIAIKLKISSLPQRSSWNQMIGVGLLAGIGFTMSIFIALLSFKHEISFQDEAKFAILIASFIAAVSGYLILNFSAKKKRVKKHRKISSS
- the secD gene encoding protein translocase subunit SecD codes for the protein MQGKGLITIVAIVLGLICLNELLPTWYAGKIESQIEAANGNEKEIQRLKDETLNLGFTELSYAKAKDKEMKLGLDLKGGINVLLEINQRDLVNDLTNYSTNPILIEALNRTDEAQKNSTKSYIDNFFVEFDAVNKAKGANLKLADPEIFGNTNLSEIKFNTTDEQVKSIVKKRIDLSVGTAFEVIRTRIDKLGAIQPNVQRVPGTARISVEMPGMKDIDKVKKMLQTSAKLQFWEVQQFAEVAPYFQTLSATVAAKGDSMGVAKNTNFLNLMQGGKSGSMSSVGSVKLTDTAKVNKILNSKIAQSLRPANIKYTQFMWGYKPESTDEKSLVLYAVRGNINQKAPVDGAVETANIGYDELSRVVVDMQMDSKGAKDWKTLTEKNVGKPVAVTLDNRVYTAPNVQGAIPNGRTQISGNFSQEEAKELVDVLGAGKLPAGAKVVQATQVGPSLGQESIDAGVMSFSIAFLIIIAYIIFYYGLAGVYAVIAMIINLFYIFGIMDSGDFTLTLPGIAGIVLSMAMAVDTNVIIYERTKEELFAGKNILEAYKDGFKHALNAIIDGHLTMILTAVVLFFFGTGPIKGFALTLLIGAVMTLFTSILLSRVMIFHRLNKGKSLSVWTPPTKNLFRNTWIDFIGKRKYSYILSAILTVISLGSIFVNGFKFGIDFTGGRNYVVRFDKEVNAEDIENGLVKVFTTQDGKNSSVEAKTFGNNNQLKISTDYLINDESLKADQTIEQKLFEGLKPNLPANMTLEEFKSADTDHAGIISSEKVGPSVADDIQTHGTLAVVAALAGIFIYILVRFRKWQFSLGAVAALLHDAIIILGAFSLFHSVMPFNMEVNQDFIAAILTVLGYSINDTVIIFDRIREYLREKKALTLSGLFDDAISSTLGRTFNTTFTTLLVILAIFIFGGDNLRGFMFALLIGIGFGAYSSIFIASAIAYDFLKTGKEEDVHGKSSSDKELLATK
- a CDS encoding 23S rRNA (pseudouridine(1915)-N(3))-methyltransferase RlmH — its product is MRISLVCIGKTDDKEITSLIGYYLTRLPKHWNFEITEIPDVKNAKNLSSDLLKKEEAKLFLNQIDKNDLVILLDEKGKQFTSREFSNKIDFWMNSSVKKVHILIGGAYGFSDEIYSRANEKMSLSKMTFTHQMIRLFIVEQLYRADQILQGKPYHND
- a CDS encoding YihY/virulence factor BrkB family protein is translated as MALKIPKFIVKFQEFLDDIHLPVLGISLWQMFQIYISGIFKGNIGRKAASISWSFTLSLFPFLLFLLSVIPYMPHYDKLQFYIFEVLMHNIFPSNIEGDVRNYIEDNIIPNMKGISNLTILVALVFATNGTFSLINGFNENSEEKLTDVKEFILSFFITIGFVSIIFLALFGVYYVEVVLKLFTPSYDVSWLVRNLSKIIGFVSFPLFYFILLAMFYWLGTVKIIRFRQAIPGAILTTVLFVVTTYFFALYVKNIARYNVLYGSIGSMILLMVWVNVNVYLLLFGNELNMALRKLRIEKLLSDEIKREAKNYHSQNSEPNLESDDEHKRPYEKKES
- a CDS encoding phosphatase PAP2 family protein yields the protein MEEIIQEDKNLFLYLNNLGDTPFDQFWMMISATWIWVPLYVILCYLLYKNFKLKSLLYILLFIAIGVTVSDQVSGIFKYGVARLRPCHDPSLQNVMRIVKCGGQYGFYSAHASNTFFLASYLSFLLKDKLKWFPYAIFVWAAVVAYSRIYLGVHFPVDILVGAFVGTLLGGLFAMLAKKVINKQTINP
- a CDS encoding tRNA (cytidine(34)-2'-O)-methyltransferase, with protein sequence MLNIVLVEPEIPNNTGNIGRLCVGTESRLHLIHPFGFLIDDKNLKRSGLDYWVHLDVTEYENVDEWMKNIPDLSRVFLMSSHAEKSYLEIDFQDGDWLVFGKESKGLSKDVLDRFENHLTIPMSKLIRSFNIANSVAFVVGEAKRQITLKK
- a CDS encoding TCR/Tet family MFS transporter, whose protein sequence is MENSKKKAAMSFIFITLLIDITGWGIIIPVVPQLIKELIHADISEAAKYGGWLGFAYAFVQFVFSPVVGNLSDKFGRRPIILISLFGFAIDYILLALAPTILWLFIGRIIAGITGASVTTASAYIADISTDKDRAKNFGLIGAAFGLGFIIGPVLGGVLGHYGARVPFYAAAGLCLLNFLYGYFILPESLDKDKRREFSWKRANPVGSFKFLGKHPEISGLIFALILIYIAGHAVQSNWSFFTMYEFDWTERMVGISLGVVGLLVGLVQGVLIRWTTPKLGEQKSIYYGLILYAIGLLLFSFASEGWMMFVFLIPYCLGGICGPALQSVITKSVPSNEQGELQGALTSLMSATSIIGPPVMTNLFYFFTHDEAPFKFSGAPFFLAFILMSVSVVITYYAFQKNKS
- a CDS encoding Sec-independent protein translocase subunit TatA/TatB, with translation MELSIGEMALIAIAIVVLFGPDKLPQIARDLGAGVRKMRGAVEDIKTEIMKETDNPVSEIKREIEKVKDAAKDFNPMKNIEENILKEQPSATELPKVKPADDETYEGPVSR